Proteins from a single region of Candidatus Parcubacteria bacterium:
- a CDS encoding hypothetical protein (Derived by automated computational analysis using gene prediction method: GeneMarkS-2+.), protein MADYKRRPSESFESFLRKFRRAVKNGKRLEKAREKQHLIPEKTKRQQKKQALTGLRLKKEKDFLRKIGKIEEVARRRF, encoded by the coding sequence ATGGCTGATTATAAAAGACGACCCAGTGAAAGTTTTGAATCTTTTTTGCGTAAGTTTCGGCGTGCCGTTAAAAACGGTAAGCGTTTGGAAAAGGCCAGGGAAAAACAACACTTAATTCCCGAAAAAACTAAGCGTCAACAAAAGAAACAAGCTCTAACCGGCTTGCGCTTAAAAAAGGAAAAAGACTTTTTACGAAAAATAGGAAAAATTGAAGAAGTAGCTCGTCGTCGCTTCTAA
- the ruvB gene encoding Holliday junction branch migration DNA helicase RuvB (Derived by automated computational analysis using gene prediction method: Protein Homology. GO_function: GO:0003677 - DNA binding [Evidence IEA]; GO_function: GO:0005524 - ATP binding [Evidence IEA]; GO_function: GO:0009378 - four-way junction helicase activity [Evidence IEA]; GO_process: GO:0006281 - DNA repair [Evidence IEA]; GO_process: GO:0006310 - DNA recombination [Evidence IEA]), with protein sequence MSLDHELETDGRLVSPTENKQEERFDLSLRPKKLTDYVGQEKIKSNLEIAIKATKKRDEPLEHVLLYGAPGLGKTTLAHIIANETGANIRVTSGPAIEKSGDLAAILSNLEEGDILFIDEIHRLNKVVEEILYPAMEDFALDIVMGKGPTARTLRLDLPRFTVIGATTMASLLSAPLRDRFGHIYHLEFYQPEELAKIVRRSAKVLDVRLEPAAAGEIAQRSRKTPRVANRLLKRVRDYSLVKSDGVVDLPICKESFAMLEIDDLGLDQTDRKILKTIIEKFNGGPVGLNTLAAATGEELNTIENVYEPYLLQLGFLDRSARGRLVTESAYRHLKINRPGQLGL encoded by the coding sequence ATGTCACTTGATCATGAACTAGAGACCGATGGCCGCCTCGTCAGTCCTACCGAGAATAAACAAGAAGAACGCTTTGATCTCTCTTTGCGCCCTAAGAAATTAACTGACTACGTGGGGCAAGAAAAAATTAAATCAAATTTAGAAATTGCCATTAAGGCGACTAAAAAACGAGATGAGCCTTTAGAGCACGTTTTGCTTTACGGCGCTCCTGGTTTGGGTAAAACCACCTTAGCTCATATTATTGCTAATGAAACCGGGGCTAATATTCGGGTGACCTCCGGGCCGGCGATTGAGAAAAGTGGCGACCTGGCTGCGATTTTGAGTAATTTGGAAGAAGGCGATATTTTATTTATTGATGAAATTCATCGCTTAAATAAAGTCGTGGAAGAAATTCTTTATCCAGCTATGGAAGATTTTGCTTTAGATATTGTGATGGGTAAGGGGCCAACCGCGCGCACGCTGCGCTTGGATTTACCGCGCTTTACGGTGATTGGCGCCACCACGATGGCCAGTCTTCTATCAGCGCCGCTTCGTGATCGCTTTGGCCATATTTACCATTTAGAATTTTACCAACCAGAAGAGTTGGCGAAGATTGTTCGTCGCAGCGCCAAAGTTTTAGATGTCCGCTTAGAGCCAGCCGCGGCCGGCGAGATTGCTCAGCGGTCCCGGAAGACCCCGCGCGTAGCCAATCGGCTCTTAAAGAGGGTCCGCGATTATTCTTTGGTAAAAAGTGATGGGGTGGTGGATTTGCCGATTTGTAAAGAATCTTTCGCAATGTTGGAAATTGATGATTTGGGCTTGGACCAAACAGATCGCAAAATTTTAAAAACGATTATTGAAAAATTTAATGGCGGTCCGGTTGGTTTAAATACTTTAGCGGCGGCCACCGGTGAAGAACTAAATACGATCGAGAATGTTTATGAGCCCTACCTTCTACAGCTTGGATTTTTAGATCGATCCGCCCGGGGGCGACTAGTAACCGAATCGGCTTATCGCCATCTAAAGATTAATCGTCCTGGACAGCTCGGTTTATGA
- the lepB gene encoding signal peptidase I (Derived by automated computational analysis using gene prediction method: Protein Homology. GO_function: GO:0004252 - serine-type endopeptidase activity [Evidence IEA]; GO_process: GO:0006465 - signal peptide processing [Evidence IEA]; GO_process: GO:0009306 - protein secretion [Evidence IEA]), giving the protein MLKKILLGLQEFIKMAAIAIVIIVAVRYFLIQPFYVKGASMEPTFSNYEYLIIDELSYRFKDPQRGQVVVFRYPRDPQEHFIKRVIGLPGETVQIKDNHVYIYNEEYPHGYILKENYLADDEITIANSENLVKLGADEYYVLGDNRDASQDSRFFGPVKRSFITGKVWVRGFPINRWGVFTDKDLPQY; this is encoded by the coding sequence ATGCTTAAAAAGATATTGTTAGGCCTTCAGGAGTTTATAAAAATGGCCGCCATTGCGATAGTGATTATCGTGGCGGTTCGCTATTTTTTAATTCAACCTTTTTATGTTAAAGGCGCTTCAATGGAGCCGACTTTTTCTAACTACGAATACTTAATTATTGATGAGCTCTCTTACCGTTTTAAGGATCCGCAGCGGGGGCAAGTAGTCGTCTTTAGATACCCACGCGATCCGCAAGAGCATTTTATTAAACGAGTGATTGGTTTACCCGGAGAAACCGTGCAAATAAAAGATAACCATGTTTACATTTATAATGAAGAGTATCCTCACGGTTATATTCTCAAAGAAAATTATTTGGCAGACGATGAAATAACTATTGCTAATAGCGAGAACCTGGTTAAATTGGGAGCCGATGAGTATTATGTTTTAGGCGATAATCGTGACGCTTCTCAGGATTCCCGCTTTTTCGGCCCAGTGAAGCGTAGCTTTATTACCGGTAAGGTTTGGGTTCGCGGGTTTCCGATTAATCGTTGGGGTGTCTTTACCGATAAGGATCTGCCTCAGTATTAA
- the queA gene encoding tRNA preQ1(34) S-adenosylmethionine ribosyltransferase-isomerase QueA (Derived by automated computational analysis using gene prediction method: Protein Homology. GO_function: GO:0016740 - transferase activity [Evidence IEA]; GO_function: GO:0016853 - isomerase activity [Evidence IEA]), with protein sequence MSYELQSFNYYLPPELIGQEPAKPRDAARLLVLNCQTQEIQESNFKCLADFLQPGDVLVINDSKVLPARLLGNKESGGQVEILLHRLEKANVWECLVGGRVRSALKVFFKKGLVATLINDQGDGTWRVAFNQSGAKFIKTVSAIGLMPLPPYIKSAHQKLRANKKRYQTVYAADNKVGSVAAPTAGLHFTPRLLRSLKKRGISVKKITLHVGLGTFAAVKEADIRNHQMHAEWAVIDKKTATYLRSAKQAGRRLVAVGTTSARTLETWAQVGWPEELGAWTKIFIYPGYNFLAVDALITNFHLPQSTLLMMVSAFAGEDLTKKAYQLAVKKGYKFYSFGDGMLIV encoded by the coding sequence ATGAGTTACGAACTACAATCTTTTAATTATTACTTGCCGCCAGAACTGATTGGTCAAGAGCCCGCTAAACCACGAGATGCGGCCCGACTCTTAGTTTTAAATTGCCAAACTCAAGAAATTCAAGAAAGTAATTTTAAGTGCTTAGCTGATTTCCTTCAGCCCGGCGATGTTTTAGTGATTAATGACTCTAAAGTTTTACCGGCACGATTATTAGGGAATAAAGAAAGTGGCGGCCAAGTCGAGATCCTTTTACATCGCTTAGAAAAAGCTAATGTTTGGGAGTGTCTGGTGGGTGGTCGGGTCCGGTCAGCACTGAAAGTATTTTTTAAAAAAGGCTTAGTGGCGACGCTAATCAATGATCAGGGTGATGGCACTTGGCGAGTAGCTTTTAATCAAAGTGGCGCTAAATTTATTAAAACGGTCAGCGCTATTGGCTTAATGCCTTTGCCGCCTTACATAAAAAGCGCCCATCAGAAGTTAAGGGCCAATAAAAAACGGTATCAAACGGTTTATGCCGCGGATAATAAAGTGGGGTCGGTAGCGGCGCCCACTGCCGGTCTTCATTTTACTCCTCGCCTCTTGAGGAGTTTAAAAAAGCGAGGCATAAGCGTAAAAAAAATTACGCTCCATGTTGGCTTGGGAACTTTCGCGGCCGTTAAAGAGGCTGATATCCGTAATCATCAGATGCATGCGGAGTGGGCGGTCATTGATAAGAAAACCGCTACTTATTTACGAAGCGCCAAACAGGCGGGCCGCCGTTTAGTGGCGGTGGGGACGACCAGCGCCCGAACACTAGAGACTTGGGCGCAAGTGGGTTGGCCCGAAGAGTTGGGCGCTTGGACAAAAATTTTTATTTATCCCGGTTATAATTTTTTAGCCGTTGATGCTTTAATTACCAATTTTCATTTACCGCAATCAACACTTTTAATGATGGTTTCGGCGTTTGCTGGTGAAGACTTGACAAAAAAAGCCTACCAGCTAGCTGTCAAAAAAGGCTATAAATTTTACTCCTTTGGCGACGGAATGCTTATTGTTTAA
- the hisS gene encoding histidine--tRNA ligase (Derived by automated computational analysis using gene prediction method: Protein Homology. GO_component: GO:0005737 - cytoplasm [Evidence IEA]; GO_function: GO:0004821 - histidine-tRNA ligase activity [Evidence IEA]; GO_process: GO:0006427 - histidyl-tRNA aminoacylation [Evidence IEA]), with protein MTKAKTTKKPAAKNSVKKKPVPAAVKKTAPVETKPTVRHLEKKSAKTYQHLMGFKDYLGKEFLTWDLATAKAWELARAYGFAPIKTPIIEDLGMYKKITRSGQEKEFFTVDLDPGQKGALRPELTQGMFRAYLENKSEDSSLPTRLFAIGPVFRQEKVGGGRYREFNQLDLEIIGEPKPISEALIINAAYRYLKELGLNFQLQINSLGDSDARRDYTNKLNAFFKERGRRTNLCHSCKKALLKSPLALLDCREDACLKARESAPQIADFLSVESREHFSKVLEYLDDLNIPYNFNSYLVRNLSYYSETVFEFWPVGVDGNTNGRQALAAGGRCDALLSFLGGKESACGVAIGLERITARLKEQNAVYKYPDEQELIYVAQLSESARVRALLLFEELRLAGFNVRQSFSVDGLRAQLEEANNLQAKVTLILGKKEIMDETILLRDMESGAQETIAIKKVKDKLDKKINRKVGVIYG; from the coding sequence ATGACTAAAGCGAAAACTACTAAAAAGCCCGCTGCTAAAAATAGTGTTAAAAAAAAACCGGTGCCGGCTGCTGTCAAAAAAACTGCTCCGGTGGAGACTAAGCCGACCGTTCGCCACTTGGAGAAGAAAAGTGCTAAGACTTATCAGCACTTAATGGGCTTTAAGGATTATTTAGGCAAAGAGTTTTTAACTTGGGATTTAGCGACAGCCAAGGCTTGGGAGTTGGCCCGCGCCTATGGCTTTGCGCCAATCAAAACGCCAATTATTGAGGACTTAGGCATGTATAAGAAAATTACCCGCAGCGGTCAGGAAAAAGAGTTTTTTACTGTTGATTTGGATCCGGGGCAAAAAGGCGCCCTTCGCCCGGAGTTGACTCAGGGAATGTTTCGTGCTTATCTAGAGAATAAGAGTGAAGATAGTTCTTTACCGACCAGGCTTTTTGCTATTGGTCCGGTCTTTCGCCAAGAAAAAGTTGGCGGCGGCCGCTACCGTGAATTTAATCAGTTAGACTTAGAAATCATTGGCGAGCCGAAGCCGATTTCTGAAGCTTTAATTATTAATGCGGCTTATCGCTATTTAAAAGAACTGGGGCTTAATTTTCAGTTGCAGATTAATAGTTTAGGAGATTCCGATGCTCGTCGCGATTATACCAATAAACTAAACGCTTTTTTTAAAGAGCGGGGGCGACGAACCAATCTTTGCCATAGCTGTAAAAAAGCTTTACTTAAAAGTCCTTTAGCTCTTTTAGATTGCCGCGAAGATGCTTGTCTTAAAGCTCGCGAGAGCGCGCCACAGATTGCTGACTTTTTATCGGTAGAGAGTCGTGAACATTTTTCTAAAGTTTTAGAATATTTGGATGACTTAAACATTCCTTATAATTTTAATTCTTACCTGGTCCGCAATTTGAGCTATTACAGTGAAACAGTTTTTGAGTTTTGGCCGGTTGGGGTTGATGGCAACACTAATGGGCGCCAGGCTCTGGCGGCTGGGGGTCGCTGTGACGCCCTACTTTCCTTTTTAGGAGGCAAAGAAAGTGCTTGTGGTGTGGCTATTGGCCTAGAAAGAATAACCGCTCGGCTTAAAGAACAGAATGCCGTTTATAAATATCCTGACGAACAAGAATTGATTTATGTGGCTCAGTTAAGTGAGTCTGCCCGTGTTCGCGCCTTACTTCTTTTTGAAGAATTGCGCTTAGCTGGCTTTAATGTTCGTCAATCTTTTTCAGTTGATGGCCTCAGGGCTCAACTTGAAGAAGCTAACAATTTACAAGCTAAGGTAACTTTGATTTTAGGCAAGAAAGAGATTATGGATGAAACAATTTTGCTTCGCGATATGGAATCAGGTGCTCAAGAAACGATTGCCATTAAAAAAGTCAAAGATAAATTAGATAAAAAAATAAATAGAAAGGTAGGTGTGATTTATGGCTGA